The proteins below come from a single Gemmatimonadota bacterium genomic window:
- a CDS encoding insulinase family protein, with protein sequence MHSRRKFRAFAPLWTLLLPLLAACSRESPPADAGTDSGAGSALTVPVVYDTLANGLKVVFSRDTTSPTVGVGVYYHVGFRNEPRNRTGFAHLFEHLMFQGSANLGKLEFIKLIESNGGILNGSTRFDFTNYFQIVPSHTLETILWAEADRMKGLAIDGTSLQNQKDVVKNEVRVNVLNQPYGSFPWIDLPMAAHTNWYNAHNFYGELKELDAATLEDASAFFKTYYAPNNAVVVVVGDFEPAQATAWVTQYFADIPAVPQPERPDIAEPRQEKERRASRTDALANRPALGVAYHVPERWTADWFAFGLIDQILAQGRDSRLYDALVQRAGLTSDVNAGINFGLGNMFNYEGPMLWMLAIYHDKGVTADSLLRVIDGEVEALRTTPVDSATLARARTKMRSSLYGVVDEFAGLGKLDLLASFALFDSDPARFNRLEAEFAKVTPEQLRKTAQEYLRKENRTVYTVKPGAKDAPTASAQEN encoded by the coding sequence ATGCATTCCCGACGAAAGTTCCGCGCGTTCGCTCCCCTGTGGACGTTGCTGCTGCCGCTCCTGGCGGCCTGTTCGCGCGAGTCGCCCCCCGCCGACGCAGGCACCGACAGCGGCGCCGGCTCGGCACTCACCGTCCCAGTCGTCTACGACACCCTCGCCAACGGGCTCAAGGTCGTCTTTTCGCGAGACACCACCTCACCCACCGTGGGGGTCGGCGTCTACTACCACGTGGGCTTCCGCAACGAGCCGCGCAACCGCACGGGCTTCGCCCACCTGTTCGAACACCTGATGTTCCAGGGGTCGGCGAACCTCGGGAAGCTCGAATTCATCAAGCTCATCGAGTCCAACGGCGGGATCCTCAACGGCTCCACGCGCTTCGACTTCACCAACTACTTCCAGATCGTCCCGTCGCACACGCTGGAGACGATCCTCTGGGCCGAGGCCGACCGCATGAAGGGGTTGGCCATCGATGGGACCAGCCTGCAGAACCAGAAGGACGTGGTGAAGAACGAGGTGCGCGTGAACGTGCTCAACCAGCCGTACGGGTCGTTCCCCTGGATCGACCTCCCCATGGCCGCCCATACGAACTGGTACAACGCGCACAACTTCTACGGTGAGCTCAAGGAACTCGACGCGGCCACGCTCGAGGACGCCTCGGCCTTCTTCAAGACGTATTACGCGCCGAACAATGCGGTGGTGGTCGTGGTCGGCGACTTCGAGCCGGCGCAGGCGACCGCATGGGTGACGCAGTACTTCGCCGACATCCCGGCGGTCCCGCAGCCCGAGCGCCCCGACATTGCCGAGCCGCGGCAAGAGAAGGAGCGCCGCGCCTCGCGCACCGACGCCCTCGCCAACCGCCCCGCGTTAGGCGTTGCGTATCACGTCCCCGAGCGATGGACCGCCGACTGGTTCGCCTTCGGCCTCATCGACCAGATCCTCGCCCAGGGGCGCGACTCGCGCCTCTACGACGCGCTCGTCCAGCGCGCCGGCCTCACCAGCGACGTGAACGCCGGGATCAACTTCGGGCTCGGCAACATGTTCAACTACGAAGGGCCGATGCTCTGGATGCTCGCCATCTATCACGACAAGGGCGTCACCGCCGACTCGCTGCTCCGCGTCATCGACGGCGAGGTCGAGGCGCTGCGCACCACCCCCGTCGACTCGGCGACGCTGGCGCGCGCGCGCACCAAGATGCGGTCCTCGCTGTACGGCGTCGTGGACGAGTTCGCGGGGCTCGGCAAGCTCGACCTGTTGGCGTCGTTCGCGCTCTTCGATTCCGATCCGGCGCGCTTCAACCGACTCGAGGCGGAGTTCGCCAAGGTGACCCCCGAGCAGCTTCGCAAGACGGCGCAGGAGTACCTCCGCAAGGAGAACCGCACGGTGTACACGGTGAAGCCGGGGGCCAAGGATGCCCCGACCGCCAGCGCCCAGGAGAACTGA
- a CDS encoding DUF1211 domain-containing protein translates to MGKNRLEAFSDGVLAIIITIMVLELKVPHGDGLEALKPLLPVFLSYVLSFVYVGIYWNNHHHLLHTVRHVTAPILWANLHLLFWLSLIPFATGWMGENRFTALTAAVYGIVMFMAAIAYTILSKAIIAADGPNSVLQQAVGGDVQGKVSLAAYATAIAVAYWVSWLSMALYVAVALIWFIPDRRIERALRSER, encoded by the coding sequence ATGGGAAAGAACCGCCTCGAAGCGTTCAGCGACGGCGTCCTCGCCATCATCATCACCATCATGGTGCTCGAACTCAAGGTCCCGCACGGCGATGGACTCGAGGCGTTGAAGCCGCTCCTCCCGGTCTTCCTGAGTTATGTGCTGAGCTTCGTGTACGTGGGGATCTACTGGAACAACCACCATCACCTGCTCCACACCGTGCGCCACGTGACGGCGCCGATCCTCTGGGCCAACCTGCACCTGCTCTTCTGGCTGTCGTTGATCCCCTTCGCCACCGGCTGGATGGGGGAGAACCGCTTCACCGCGCTGACGGCGGCCGTGTACGGCATCGTGATGTTCATGGCGGCGATCGCCTACACGATCCTCTCGAAGGCGATCATTGCGGCCGACGGTCCCAACTCCGTCCTGCAGCAGGCCGTCGGCGGCGACGTCCAGGGGAAGGTCTCGCTCGCCGCGTACGCGACGGCGATCGCCGTGGCGTACTGGGTTTCGTGGCTGTCGATGGCGCTCTACGTGGCGGTGGCCCTGATCTGGTTCATCCCGGACCGCCGCATCGAACGGGCGCTTCGGTCGGAGCGGTGA